The window AAGCGCCTCCTCCGGTTGGAGGTGGCGGCGGTCCGGATTGGTGTGCCAAACACATTAAAGCTATCATGAATATCGGCCCGGCATTTCTGGGCGTTCCGAAGACTGTTGCCAATATATTGTCTGCTGAAGGAAGAGATGTTGCCTTTGTCAGGTCGGCGTTTTAATTCGTTCATCGGTATACTTTCTTATGCACTTTATTTGAAATCCACCCCGGTAGTAAAGTTTTCTTTTTAATGTTTCTAGAGCGATGGCTCCTGGTTTGCTGGACTCTGAGACCTTTGGTTTTCAAACACTTCAACACATTATGCGAGTTTGTCGAACATGGGACTCCGTCGTTTCCTTGCTACCGAGAGGAGGAGAGACTATATGGGGTGACTTGAATCGGTCTCCAGAAGTAGAAAACATATGCTATACATCGAAGGCACGATACTTACAATCTTCTTCAAAAGAAAGCAATGGCAATGACACCGATGCTAGGAGGAGTTTCCACGTGAAGGAGCTGCCGAGATATGGTAGAATAGTTTCATTTGGCAAGGAAAAATCAGAATTACCTTCTTCACAGCTCTCGATTATCGATTCAAAGGTAAATACCGCTTTCTATTCCACCTCTCTTTTCACACATTTGCATTACGACAATTGATGTGTCGTTTTCTACGCTCGGACAAATTATTGGAACTTACTAGAACGGTCGATTGGAAAGTATATACTCTTTACGGAATTTACATCCATTCCTGTTAAATGCAGCTCGGTGCACTAAGCTTCTTCTATGATGTGGTTCGAGAGTTCGGCCCCGACGACATTGAGTCTTCACGCTTTATTGCTAACTGTATTGATCTTAATGCATAGAAGTGATGTATTTCTTTTGATGGGCTATCCACATTTGTTTCAAATCGACAGGAATTCGTGCGTGAGGGGGGCGCATCCAGAAATTCCAACACGTCATGTGGAGAAATATTGTCGGAGTATGACGAGATGAGTCGCAAAAGCATCAAGAAAGTTGCTGAAAATGATGCATACACAGCAAGAACCGCATTAGATCTTCTTCGGTTTGTGGCACCGAAAATGATGAAACGTGCTGAGGCACACTTCTCTCACGGAATAGCAGATGACCTTGATGATCCAAAGTACGCCCATTACAAGTATTGGTCAAATCCACTTGAAACCAAGTAAGAATAAGCTATAACTCTCTCAAGTTAAAACCGAACTTCATTCCCcgttctttctttatttgaatatCAATTGCCAGACGATCAACTCACGTCATTGTCTGTGAAGATGATTTTACAAAATTACGCTTGCAAAATGAGGTTGGCCATAGTTAACTACTCTATTCGTTCGTTAGTTAAGAATTGTATAACTTTTCAGGTTGCCGGATGCTCCGGATATGGAGATATACTGTTCATATGGAGTGGGAATTCCGACAGAGAGATCATACGTCTACAAGCTGTCATCTTCGGATAAATGCAAGAGCATTCCTCTTCAAATCGATAGCTCAGCATACGGAAGTGACAACGGGTGCTTGAAGGGTGGAGTACACTTTGTAGATGGCGACGAGAGTGTACCTGTCGTGAGCGCTGGCTTCATGTGCGCGAAAGGATGGCGAGGCAAGACACGTTTCAACCCCTCAGGCATCTCAACGTACGTAAGAGAATACCAACACAAGGCACCGGCGAGTATACTAGAAGGCAGAGGCATGGAGAGTGGCGCCCACGTTGACATCATGGGAAACGTCGCCTTGATTGAGGATGTCCTACGAGTCGCTGCTGGTGCCACCGGTGCTGAGTTGGGTGGCGATAGGATCTACTCGGATATCATGAAAATGTCCGAGAGGATAAATATTCGGCTTTAACCGCCACAATGCGATTTTGATAAGAGATATGAGAGTAGAACAGCAAAAACTATATTGAGGTATACTGATTCAGACAATCAAAGCATGGGATGAGCAAAGTGGGGAACTTTTTTGCATTGATTGTTAGTTTCTAACTATGATGTTGGGCGGTGGGGTGGGGGGcattgggggtggggtggggggcaTTGATGGGGTGGGTGGTAACTGCAGCATTTTGTCACTTTTGTAATCTACTGAATAAAAATGATCACCTTATGTAATCAAGTTCAATAAGATTCTGGCTGTTTTGCTAGAGAAATTCTTTGGCGGAGTtagaatttttcatttattttacaGAAGTACAGCCTTTTTTTTCAAGGGGAGCCTTGGAATAATTGATAAAGCTGATTAAGTCGTGGAACAGGGGTGGAGCCACCTTTAGATGAACCCTCTTTGACGGAAAATTATACTACTATTTATACATGgctaaaattatcttttatgtatatatagttgcCGTTGAgccccttcgactagttcgtatgtttacttctgaaccccttAGTAAACATTCTGGTCCCGTCACTGCCGTGGAAAAGTTGTGACCTCCGGAGATTGGTTTTTGGCAGTCGATTTTGGACCTTTTTTAAGTAGTGATCTCCAAATTCACACGAAAAATTAGTTACTGTGAATCTCATAGCTCGAAGCAGGACACATACCAATCTTTTTTAAGTACTAACTTCcaattttacataaaaattagTTAGTTTGAATCTCGTATTTCAAAGCAGGacacataaattaaaactaatTACTCATTTTAGTACTAAAACTTATGTAAATAGTCGATACTGAGGGAGTAATCACTTACTCATTTTAGCACTAAAACTTATGTAAATAGTCGATCAAATTTATCGTATATTTTTTCTACCTAGTATATATAGTTTGTCTATTAATTATATAAAGTTGcatatatttatacatgaattatacatatattatatatctgTCGATTATTCTTAGTTTAAACGGTTCGGTAGACTACTATTTAGGTcaattctcttttcttttctttcttttttttttttaaataaaaatcagaaaTGTGTCAAACAAGCTCTCTAAGACAGCTAAAATTTTACATGAGCAAGTTATGCCAGTGAATTTTAGTTGTAACTACAgcctatatataataatattgtCATCTTTATACTAAAAAAGCTTCCAAATTTTTatcacagaaaataaaaatagaaaaaagataataAGTTATTTTTTCAATCCAATAGTTGTTAATTAGCTGTTATTCAACCATAtaacaataaaaattcaaagaattagAAGAGGAGAATGGTTCAAATTGTGTCATAAAAATTATGGACGgacaaattttgtagctaaacaATAAAATTTATTGCTAATTCATTAGCGataaattttcacaaaattttattAGCCATGAGTAATTTTGCGATGAATTAGCGACGAAGTTCATAACTAATTTTAACTCTTTTATAGTGTTTATAAAATGACAAATTATAATTGGAAAACTTCCACACAAGGGTATATATGATTGAATATTTTATTGTCTTAAATTGGGGAATTAATAATTATCATCTAGAATTTTGGTGGGAAAGGTAGGTTTCTTCCGTCCTTAATAAAATATCTCGAGTTCATTTTTAATTAGATATCttgaatttaagttttaaaaataaaaaacgatTTGATATGAAGCGATTTCCTTTCTAATTACATGGTTCTGGGATTGACACTTACCCATTCAGTGACTTTGGCACTGATTGTTCCAAATACGGAAACTATCAGGTAAATTTAATACAATAGAAGACTGTTGTCATTCCATCCTTCCTTCTCCGTTGCCTATTTGTTGATCTTATGCGACTGCAAATCCGAACTAGTCAGAATTTCaagatgaaatgaaaaaaaaatgacaaagagTGATTTCCTCTTCAATCAGTCGTATGCGATTGCAAATTTAAATTAGTCCGAATTTTAAAACTGTACCGGACAtcggatggaaataaaataaaaaaaaaagaaattaattataatgaAAATAGATCTCATTGATGTAACCATTTCAACTGAATTAGCCTCTTTAAATAGTCCTCCaactcttttcatttttcatctcCACAAACACTTTCAATAatacacatttttttttaatatcaattttcttttattatctataaTGGGAATTTCAAGTCTTTTAAGGACTTGTTTGGTTGTATtaactttgaatatttttgtttatattattaATGGGCAACCTTTGGTACCAGCACTATTTATTTTTGGGGACTCAGTTTTTGATGTtggaaataataattatattaaaactATAGTCAAAGCAAATTTTCCACCTTATGGAAGAGATTTTCCTAAACATATATCAACTGGAAGATTTTGCAATGGAAAACTTGCCTCAGATTTTACAGGtacttatttttcttgaatttaagttatatacgTCGATACAATataaagaatattattttatctagtagaaaatttaataaatgttaccttatgtattagtattaatgtaaaaaaattaagtaaGCTCCTCTTTCTagtatcctttttttttaattaattgtgtATACATATCTTCTTGAAAAGTTctcattttattttgtgttttcttatttgttttttaCCAAATGTTTAAATAAGAAAAAGTGGTGGAAGTATCAAATATTGTTCAACCCTCTTGTCCATTTAGTAAAGAaacattacaacaacaacaaactcagtgtatttccacatagtgaggtctgagatgataagatatacgcagtccataccccTACCtttaaagaagtagaaagactgtttccgatagaccccgacTTGAGACACGAAAGTAAAGAAATATTACTAatcttaaaatacaaaatttagcgATGGACGAATTTTATAGCTAAACAGTAGAGTAGTAACTTATGGCTAATTTTATAAGGTGTTTAAAGGCCTATTCACAATGATTTTTTGTATAATAAATCTTATATTATACGAAGTTAAATTTAAATTGCTTTAAAttaaagagttaatacataaaaataaccctaaacttgacaccaaattataactttgaccttaaactttgacagtgcacaaatatgacctttaactattcaaaactgtacaactataacctttaaatgacttttcactattattatttttattatttttggcttaaagatgaaaatgacatctaatttcttgtcattgcggaaaaaaagcaatattaaagatttattaattaggtgggtcaacCTCGTACGAAAAAATTAcgtgggtatgtatatatattataaagcagaagacgaatttaagttatataatatatctaaatataatttatttaaatattaaattaaagttgaaactatattaataaatttttttttatagttttaataaaatattattgaattaatgttattaaggatagtagtagtatattaaattaacgctGTCAAATTAACGTTATttcaatgttattaaattaacgttattaaaatattattaaattaatgcaggGGCAGACTTGTTaggttgtggagcctgattaatatgtgacgtACTGTTATATTAGCCCTTTATTAATTTGTGacagtacacaaatatgacctttaactatttaaaactgcacaaatatgacctccctccaagtcagcccttttaacaatgtggcaccgtgtgattggattacctttccatgtaggcgcgagtgaaactcacgcatcgagttgcaaaatcggaggtcatatttgttcaggttttgaatagttaaaggtcttatttgtgcactatcaaagtttaagatcaaagttataatttggtatcaagtttagggtgatttttatgtattaactctaaaTTAAATATAGTGCAACTATCATTAATTAGTATCTTAATTAGAATTTTCGAGTTCGAGTTGCggggaatgaaaaaaaaaaaactagtcaTGAACCTATCTCAGCATGAATACCAAACACATAGTATAAATACAAATTACTCGAATTCTTTATTTTCAATGCCGCATCCATATCCGATTTGATCAATCAACTTTGGatactttgaccaaaatcgacTTGGAAAATCCGGACAGATTTAAGAAATTCTATAAttaaaaggtgaaattgaagaaaataaaataccttccatatagaaatttctatgttattgcttttcttttttatcttcttttaggattttctttttgaacaatattttttccttgaatttttcacataatatctcataatttatgttttataactctattttttagatatttaaattatttctgTGGAATTTCTGCATCCGTATCTACCTTAGATCCATATTTAAATTGAGACCGCAAAAAATTCAACCTCTAACTTCACACCTGTATCGAGCACCCATACCCGAGTCCAACCAACTTAGGTGAAAACCAAAGACAAGAAAACTAATGTTTGTCCTTGTGTTGAACAATGCAGCTGAGAATCTTGGATTTACTTCATATCCACCACCTTATCTTAGCAAGAATGCCCCAGGAAAAAATCTTATGATTGGTGCCAATTTTGCCTCAGGTTCATCTGGTTACTTTGATTCTACTGCTACCCTATATGTAAGTATGACTAACAATAACCCTTATGTCTTTAATTAGAGATTTTAAATTTAAGTTAcgaaaataaaattcattttcGTATATATATATTCTGAAAGTATGATTTTCCGATATGATTATTTTGTAAAAGTCAAATCGTGACATGGGTTACCGAAATAGCTTTCTGTTTGAGTAAAACATCTAGTACCtctgaactatgatcaaatttgctacgacacacttcaaTTTTACGAGGGTTCTATTATCCCttaactaaattttagcatatttttgtcgacaacctttttagctgacgcgATACCTTTCACGTGGGCCTCATTTTATGCAATAAAGTGTcagtcagcacaaaagggtgataaaaatatgctaaaattgagttcaggggtaatagaaTTCTTGTAAAATCGGAGTGTATCACAACAATTTTGGCTATAGTTCAAGGGTACTAGATGCTTCTTTTTGTTTCAATTGATGtgatcacaattttttttaagacAATTCTTAAAGAAtgatatatttctaaaataaaaaagaatttaacttaAATTTCTCGTTTTatcttaaattagaagct of the Capsicum annuum cultivar UCD-10X-F1 chromosome 11, UCD10Xv1.1, whole genome shotgun sequence genome contains:
- the LOC107848184 gene encoding putative phospholipid:diacylglycerol acyltransferase 2, with the translated sequence MAAILRFRKLCFLEPVKSFEKPKNDEKQSFEQHPEIERVLEKPKSKKTKKQPKEWRCLDSCCWLIGYLCTSWWLLLFLCNFLPGLRVPEAPGVRLKRDGLTALHPVVLVPGIVTGGLELWEGRPCSEGLFRKRLWGGSFTEIFKRPLCWLEHLSLDNETGLDPPGIRVRAVPGLVAADYFAPGYFVWAVLIENLAKIGYEQKNMYMAAYDWRLSFQNTEIRDQALSRLKSKIELMYVTNGYKKVVVVPHSMGVIYFLHFLKWVEAPPPVGGGGGPDWCAKHIKAIMNIGPAFLGVPKTVANILSAEGRDVAFVRAMAPGLLDSETFGFQTLQHIMRVCRTWDSVVSLLPRGGETIWGDLNRSPEVENICYTSKARYLQSSSKESNGNDTDARRSFHVKELPRYGRIVSFGKEKSELPSSQLSIIDSKEFVREGGASRNSNTSCGEILSEYDEMSRKSIKKVAENDAYTARTALDLLRFVAPKMMKRAEAHFSHGIADDLDDPKYAHYKYWSNPLETKLPDAPDMEIYCSYGVGIPTERSYVYKLSSSDKCKSIPLQIDSSAYGSDNGCLKGGVHFVDGDESVPVVSAGFMCAKGWRGKTRFNPSGISTYVREYQHKAPASILEGRGMESGAHVDIMGNVALIEDVLRVAAGATGAELGGDRIYSDIMKMSERINIRL